The window TTCTTCATGAGCAAATTCGACAGGGATCGACTGGCAATGAGCGGCGCGCCGAACGTCACGCACAACAGCCGATCCCGCGTCTGTGGCGTGTTCTCCAGCAGCATGCACGTCGTCAGccaggaggcgacggcgccccCGATACCGTGGCCGCAAAGTACCACTTCCTCACCGTTTCTCACCATCCGCAGCACGAGGCTCTGCACACGGAGCATTATGTTATCATCGCTTATGTAGCCGAGGAGGCCCTCCCGTACGTTCCACGTCGCCACATTCGTGTTCAGCCctgcctgctgcgcctcatccTTGTTCGACACAATCTTGCCAAGCACCTCGCTGCTTTTCATCGCCTGACTGGTCCACAGCTCCCGAGACACCATGCGCGTGCTTAGCACCTGATGCACGCCAGGGCGTCGGCTCGCGCCGGAGCTGAAGGCGACGAGGCGAATATTTCCTGGCCCGCTAAACACAGTGAAAAGCTCCGTTATTTGAAGCGGTCGCATCACTCTCGCGTACACGGGGAAGTCTGTCATGGCCAGCGAGAtgaccggcgccgccggcgcctcccCGGCGATGCCGCACGCCACCAGGGCGAGTAGCACCTTTCGCGTGGCCCAGATGTTGCCCGCCAGGCTCGAAAACAGACGCTTCTCCAACTGCAACGGCATCGCACAAGCAAAGATCTCATCCACCTCGTCAGCAGAGCGACTCTCCACGAGGGTCTCGTACTTGTCGCGCACCACATCCTCCAACGCCTCCGTCGAACCGGATGGCagggcgccgctgtcgatgaGTTTTGCGACCTTTTTCGACGTGTTCATTGTCGCgatgtggcgctgctcgtgaAACAATATGGTGACGGTCGGGGATTTGCACTTGGCGCACGTATCGACGTAGGCGAATGGGCTGGAGCAGAGTGGGTtgatgcagcgccgcggggCCTCGATCTCGCACCCGAGCACGTACAGGCCCCAGCGAAAAGAGTTCGGCTCCATCGCAGGTGGCAAGGCTCCCCCCCATTTTCTTCCGTCTGCATCGCCGTTCCTGTCATACCCGCCCCTCGCTGTTCTGTCAGACATGCCCCTCGCTGTCCTGTCAGACCCGCCCCTCGCCGTCCTGCTAGAGACGCCTGCCGAGTCGTACACGCTGTACCGCATCTGCGTTATGAAGATCAGTGCCTTGGGCACGGCACACGTGAGGCAAGTACGGGTTATCCGGCCGCCCATGAAGTCGTTAGTACGCATGTAGTTACTGCACTCGGCACACGTGGCACGCCAGCATAGCCGGCAGTGATGGATGCTCGACGGCGACATGAGGAAGCGGTGGCAACAGTGACAACTCTGGCAGTTGCACGCGATCTTCACCATCTTGCACGTGTCGCAGCGGGCATTTGCCCCGCCCTCGTAGCAGGAGCCGTATCGCTTGGCGGGGTCGTTGCTTCGGGCGCCGGAGGTGGTCTCGGCCGCCTCCGACATCAAGCCGACCCTATCGTACGGTCCCATGCCATCTCCCATTCCTTGGCtggagccgctgctgttcaAGCGGTCCACGGGACCCCCGTCCGGATCACGCATGTCGAAGCGGTTGCCGGAGTACGCCGTCGGATCACCCGACGTCCTCGATGTCGAGAGTGGCGCCTTACCGGCAGGACCCGCTGACGTCGGCGAGGTGTTGCCACGACTCGCGAACAGTTTCTTCATTGTGGAAGCTGGATAGGCGTACGCAAGGAGTCCAAAGACAAACCCACGCGCGAGAAGCGCCAAGGGCGAACCGAGGCGGAGACGACAGAAAAGAAGAGAACAAACACACGTCAGCAGACTGCTGCGGAGGCACCGAAGAGATggagggggagtgggaggagaggaaaggaagcACAAGACAAAGTCAAGAACGATGGCGCAGTCACAAAGGACAacaagcagaaaaaaaaaactaaaAGACGCTCTTGCAGCAGCAATGGCTGTGTATCTATATACAGATAGATACagatatgtgtgtgtgtaggccCTCTTTGCTGGACGGGAGTGCCTCGGTGTTGTGGAGAAACCTCTGACTGGGCTagacggcacacacacgcaaccaCACGGTGAATCgggaaaggcagagagaaggagaaacGAAGGAGATAAAAGACGACGCAGGTgcacaaaaagaaggaaaagaagaaacggGTCGGCAGAGAAGCGGCCAGGCCAGCGTGCACGGAAAAGGATCGAGGAAAGGAAGGGATCGAGGAACACAGTTGAAGAGAAGATAGGCGCTGGCAACGATGGCAAATATAAATAATACGGAAAGGAAAAATGTAACACAATCGATAACGAGCCAAAGATAtgcgggagggggtgcacaCACGAATACAGGCGTGTTTACGTGTGCAGCGTCtcaagcaagcaagcagcaagagaaaagCAGCAAAGAAGACAAAGGCAGAAGAAGATCGATGGCAACTcacgtggcggcggcgctgtcaaGGAtgcgcctcccccttcttttcgtGTTATGGGTCGGGTCGTCCCGGACTTTGTGGCCCTGTCAAAGACTAATGGGGGACGTTGtaaaggagagagggcggaagcgcggaaaggaggggaggggacacaaggcacacgcacagacacgcgccgACAGCGGGTACACGCGAGCTCCTTTAAGAAGCACAAACGCAAAAAAacgcgatgacgacgacgggaGAAGAACAGCTGGTGAGGCAGCAACAAGAGACGTGAGAGCAGGAGACAGGTTTACTACAGCAAGCAGGAATGTGAGGAAACCAAAGCGGTGAAGGGCTGAAGCATAAGACACACagaggtggggggagggggggctcgaccagagcgcgcgcgcgtgtgtgtgtgtgtgtgtgtgtgtgtgtgtgcgtaggCAAGAACACACGTTACATGCACGGGCACGTCAGTgcagaaagaggagagcaaAAGAGGAGCAACGCACGAGGAAGACGGTGGAGGCACGAGAGAAGTGGGAGAGAAACGAGGGTACTCCACAGTATTAAACCGAGAGATGGAAATGAACGATACGCGCACACCCCTACGCAGCTGCACAGTGGAAGTGCCAGAACGGTGCTGGGGGCAGAGAGGTAGATGAAGGGGGCGGCGCACGAGCTTCTTTTGCGGTTCCTCAGCACATCCATTTCACTCTTCCATTCAACGTAAGTTGAACTCCACTCAAGCCCaggcctgccacaggccccacatcgcgtggtgcgaagcagccgtacacacgcgttgcagcaatgcgccgacccagtcatctgagcacggcctctgaCTCGAGCTCCGCCCACCCACTTcccacgccgccacccgGTGCATCCCCTTcggggtggcgcaggctcctctgccagtgggcagtgaaaatcgggggtgggtgggatTCGTTCGAGTTACGCGGACACGTTGCCCatcatatggatggcacaagcgtgttcactgtcgcaggtcgctccgacgcatcACCATCCacgacctcgccgccgccatgagTCGCAATGAATCCCTCTGACTTCCCCACGTCCTAGGCACTtggcgccgtcaccgccaggAAGTCCTTTGGCATTGGCAAGGATCAGGGGCTGCGTGGCTTCCTccccgagagagagagtgtgtgtgtggggaggggggaggggggggggtgcactGGACCCTTGTTGATaccacgcacggagaggtgattccctccccccaccccacagCATCATCGGGTGAACGGAGAAGAGCAGAAAAACGTGTTGATGCTAACATGCGGTTGTGCATCTGCTGTTCCGGTGCCGATGCAGAGGCGGTCGGCGACCGGACGCGTGAGCTGCGGAaggcagagaaggaaaacGGAAACAATAACACAACAAAACGTGTTCAGCAGAGGACGGTAGTATAACGCCGAGAGAAGAAATGAGCGCTTTCAGGTCTGCCGCTTCCgtcgtatgtgtgtgcatgccaGTGGTGGAGTGATAGAAAGATGAAGAGCGAGAAACCGGGGGCAAGAGCGGGGGGCGGCGTAGCTGTCTACACGTACACAGACACCTTCTCACACACGCCTCACGGCCCTGCCGGCGCCATACATCTCtttcaccccctccccatcacCGCATAATGATGCGTGACCAAACAGCTAAGACTCGGTGTTGCGGTAGAGGTGGATCATCACCCCTCGATTGTAAGCCTCCACAGAGTGATCACCCAAAACCGAGGCCTCCCCGCAGCCGTGCTTCAACACCGCGAAGGCGGTCTCCGAGTCGTCGGTCGACACATACCCGTAGGCACCGTATTGGATAAAATGATAGCGGCCGAAGCACGTgaagcggcggtgcacgCGGCGCGAAGACACCGGCAGCACTACATCAGCCACCGTGTCCGCCGCAACCCCAACTTCAGAAGGTGTGACCGGCTCATCGGCGACGTCGGGTCCAGAGCCACCATCTTCACGACACGAGTGATACACGGTGCTCAATGGCCTagacgcggcgccgcacctgcgcgtaCATCGGCTTTTGAAATCGTGGAGGGCCGCCTCCACTTCGGCGtccagctgcgctgccgcctcacGAGATGGTGCTGGCGTGTCGTTCTCCAGCGCGTCACGGCTGTTGCGGAGGGTGGTATCAGCGTACGCGGCGAGCTGCGCTTGCTCTTCCCACAATGCAGATGACCCGTCAGAGATgtcttcctcctccggcgCGGCGGTCTCCTTGCCCGCCGCGTCGTTCATCGAGAAGAGTGCAGACGTAGCTGAAGCGCCAGCACCTGGAGAAGCGTCAGCAAAGGAAGTGCCGGACGGCGTCTTGGCGCGCAAGCGTGCCAGCGCGGTGGAGAGCCTGCCGGAGCTGAGGGTGGGGGTGTTGGCTGCTACAgtcgcggcggaggaggcagcggtaTTTGCTGCTGGCGACGCCGCACTCGCGGGGCTGCTTtgactgccgccgcccctccaccAGCTCTGGGCTGCCGTGAAGACGGATGTGACGAGCTGCTTAAGTCGCGACTGCGCGTCCCAAGCGAGTTCGTCCGTGCACGACAGGCGCGGCACAATGTCGCTGCGGTGGACAAAGTTGTGGAAGATATGCGTCCAGCCGCAGCTCTGTACGTGGTCGGCCAGCTCGTAGttgccgagcagcggcgcaccgagTGAGACGCACAGCAGTCGCGGCGTCTCCTCCTGCGAGCCGCGGGGCACCAGCAGAGAAGCACGTCGGTGCAGCATCTGCAGACTCAAGTACTGCGCAGTGGCCCCGCCCAGCGAATGGCCGCACAGGACAAGGGTATAACCGCCACTGCGGACGTCTTCCAGAAGCGTGTCGAAGGGCAGTCCAACCTCTTGCGCCTCTTGCGCGAAGCCCTTGTGCACCTGGTACTCCCACACCTTCCGAACACCGCCGTTGAGTATCACCGTTGCCTCAGCGTGGTCGGCCCCCTCTTGGTCCTCCGCTGTCGTAGTCAGACAGACGCCTTCGTGCAACGTCGACCACACAGTCTCCGTGACACGCGCAAACTGCATGTCCACCCAACGCGTCCGCCAGTTGTGCGTTCCGGGAAAGGCAATGAACTTAACGCGACCTGGCGCCTCAAGGATTGTGTAACGCTCCCGTGCTACGGTGATGCGCAGTGCACGTGCGTACGGGATGTCAGACAGACTCAAGGTGATGTTTGGCGCTCCGAGGTACTCGTACGCGATTGCCGAAGCCACCATGGAAAGCAGCACTCGCTGTGCCAgaacggcggtggtgatggcgcgGAAGGCGAGCATCTCTTCGTAGCGGCGGAAGAGCCCGCGAAACATGCGCTCCACCTGCGTGGTCGTCATGCCGCCCACCTCCATGGCGCGCAgcgagagctgctgcacgtcaAGCACCCTGACGTCGTCCATCACGCTCTTGGACAACCCGTTCGGGCGGACCACACGTGCggtgtgcggctgcgtgaCAACGGTGGGCAGCCCACACCCGTAGCACACCAGTTGACGTGTCAGGATACGGCACGACGGGCCGATGCACATGCGAGGCATGGGCCCCGCTGTCCGCAATATGTACAGCCCCCACAGAaggccgccgtcaccgcgcGTGGCGAGGTTCGCCAGCGCCCATAGCGTGGAGCAGCGGTCGCACACCATCATCTGCCGCCCAAGCATGTGTACGTAGTGTCGATATCCCCAGCAGCCGGAGCACACAGcgtgccagcagcggcggcagtgatgCCGATTGGTGTGGAAGCGGAAGCGGGACCGGCAAACAGAGCATGTCGTGCAAATGCAGCCCTCCTTCGCACGCTGACACGTTGTGCAGACACGGTGACCCTCCAGTGGCGCCGGGCGCACGATGATCGGCACCCACATGTCGGTAACGCTTTGGGTCAGGGATGTCATGTTATCTGTAtctgcgcgtcgctgcgctggcgtcgtGCTGcttgtggtggcggtgcgcacgTCGCCCCACTGCggctgtgtgtgggtgtagACGAAGTCGCGCATCTGTGCAAACTGCGGCCACTGCGGCTGAGGCACCGCCaaagacgacggcgacgacgccgagtGCATCTGTGGTTGTAAAAgtgatgtgtgtgcgtgagagagagagagcggggagAAGTTGGAGAAGGAAAGCGGCGTGAGAGCGAcaagcgctgccgcagccgtgaagacgaaaaaaaaaagaaaaaacgaaaggaagCGGAAACGCAATGCGTCGTTGAGAGGGCGACAGCGAAGACGG is drawn from Leishmania infantum JPCM5 genome chromosome 13 and contains these coding sequences:
- a CDS encoding putative class 3 lipase, producing MMVCDRCSTLWALANLATRGDGGLLWGLYILRTAGPMPRMCIGPSCRILTRQLVCYGCGLPTVVTQPHTARVVRPNGLSKSVMDDVRVLDVQQLSLRAMEVGGMTTTQVERMFRGLFRRYEEMLAFRAITTAVLAQRVLLSMVASAIAYEYLGAPNITLSLSDIPYARALRITVARERYTILEAPGRVKFIAFPGTHNWRTRWVDMQFARVTETVWSTLHEGVCLTTTAEDQEGADHAEATVILNGGVRKVWEYQVHKGFAQEAQEVGLPFDTLLEDVRSGGYTLVLCGHSLGGATAQYLSLQMLHRRASLLVPRGSQEETPRLLCVSLGAPLLGNYELADHVQSCGWTHIFHNFVHRSDIVPRLSCTDELAWDAQSRLKQLVTSVFTAAQSWWRGGGSQSSPASAASPAANTAASSAATVAANTPTLSSGRLSTALARLRAKTPSGTSFADASPGAGASATSALFSMNDAAGKETAAPEEEDISDGSSALWEEQAQLAAYADTTLRNSRDALENDTPAPSREAAAQLDAEVEAALHDFKSRCTRRCGAASRPLSTVYHSCREDGGSGPDVADEPVTPSEVGVAADTVADVVLPVSSRRVHRRFTCFGRYHFIQYGAYGYVSTDDSETAFAVLKHGCGEASVLGDHSVEAYNRGVMIHLYRNTES